In a single window of the Anaerocolumna cellulosilytica genome:
- a CDS encoding SpoVA/SpoVAEb family sporulation membrane protein: protein MQNDKNKVTASDVVKERNKDTKEQIYNQYVKDMTPTHNWFANLCKAFFVGGIICIIGQGFTDLYKSMGAGEEIAGGYTSLSLILLSIILTGLNIYPKLAKFAGAGTVVPITGFANSVAAPAIEFKKEGQVFGIGCKIFTIAGPVILYGIFSSWLLGLIYYILIRLGVIGG from the coding sequence ATGCAAAATGATAAAAATAAAGTCACTGCCTCGGATGTAGTAAAGGAAAGAAATAAGGATACCAAAGAACAAATATACAATCAATATGTAAAGGACATGACACCTACCCATAACTGGTTTGCCAATTTATGCAAAGCGTTTTTTGTGGGAGGGATAATCTGCATAATCGGTCAGGGTTTTACTGATTTGTATAAATCAATGGGAGCAGGCGAAGAAATTGCAGGAGGTTATACCTCCCTGTCCTTAATTCTACTTTCAATTATTCTAACCGGTCTAAATATTTACCCTAAATTAGCTAAATTCGCAGGTGCGGGAACGGTCGTTCCTATTACCGGCTTTGCAAATTCTGTGGCAGCCCCGGCAATTGAGTTTAAAAAAGAAGGACAGGTATTTGGTATCGGATGTAAGATATTTACCATTGCTGGGCCTGTCATCCTGTATGGTATATTTTCCTCCTGGCTGTTAGGACTTATATATTACATCCTAATCAGACTGGGCGTAATTGGTGGATAA